From the genome of Malus domestica chromosome 04, GDT2T_hap1, one region includes:
- the LOC139194993 gene encoding pentatricopeptide repeat-containing protein At1g31430-like, whose translation MLGTGGFRRLWICFGGCDDAAMVVSNISACTALKNFGPWIDEARKVLDGSPTKDVVLWKPMINGYVQYNHFNEAVALFKEMQTKRVKGDKLTAVALLIGCTQLGALRQGEWIHGCIEENRIKIDMEMYAKCGSIDGSLEIFNGLGEKDAASWT comes from the exons ATGTTAGGTACAGGAGGTTTCAGGAGGCTTTGGATATGTTTCGGAGGATGCGATGATGCAGCTATGGTTGTAAGTAACATTTCAGCTTGCACAGCGTTGAAAAATTTTGGACCTTG GATTGATGAGGCTAGAAAGGTGTTAGATGGGAGTCCAACTAAGGATGTTGTTCTCTGGAAGCCCATGATTAATGGGTATGTACAATACAACCATTTTAACGAGGCGGTGGCTCTATTCAAAGAAATGCAAACTAAAAGAGTTAAAGGGGATAAATTGACGGCGGTTGCTCTCCTCATAGGCTGTACTCAGTTGGGAGCATTAAGGCAAGGCGAATGGATTCACGGGTGTATTGAAGAGAACAGAATTAAAATTGATATGGAAATGTATGCAAAATGTGGCAGCATAGACGGATCTTTGGAGATTTTTAATGGGTTAGGGGAAAAAGATGCAGCCTCTTGGACTTAA